GCGCTGCCGCCCGCGCGGACGAGAATCGCGTCCGTAATACCGAGGAAGCCACCGAACAGCGCGATGAACGGTCCGGCGACGACACCGGCCAGCAGGCCGAGCATGAGACCGACAACGCGGGCGTCGGTGACGCCGAAGGCGAGGCCGCCCGCCATCCTGAGTTTCTCGATGAACCCCATCCGCGCCCAGAAGCGCTGGATGGTCGTCTGGATGTCGCGGTCGACGAGCGCCACGTCGATGCCGAGTTCCTCGGCCGTCTCGACGGCCGCGAGCATGTCCGCGCCCGGTTTCACGTCGAACCGGTCGCCCATCTGCGCCTGCACGTACGAGAGCATCCAGTAGGCGATGAACTGAAAGACCGTGTTCCCCTGCAGCAACTCGCTGGGGTCGATATCGTCGGGCGTCTCGCCCTGCATCTGCCGGTAGCGCCCCTCATCGAGTTCGACGGCAACCACGTCGGGCCGCTCGGCGTCGATGGTCTCTTCGACCTCGCGGACGCTCTCGGCGGAGACGTGCGCCGTCCCGACGACGCGCACGCTTCCCTCTGTGGGGGCGGACTCCGCTCTGTTACTCATCGCCCTCCGCTACAAGTTCACCCCTGTTATCAGTGTCGGACTCGTGAACGAATCTCCCGTGCGATTCGACGGGTGGCATCTCGGTTCGGTCCCGTTCGGTCTTCCCCGCTCACCCACGTTTTTATCACCCCCGCGCGACGTTCCGGTATGACCTTCGTCCGCAACGCCGCCGAACTCGGCGGCACCGAGGCCCGCGAGACGGCGCTCGCCTGTCTCGACGCCGGAATCGACGCCGCGAACCCCGAACGTGTCGTCGCCGACGCGGTGACGCTCGACGGTAACGAGCTATGGATCGCCGACGAGAGCTACGACCTCCGGGAGTTCGACGACGTCGTCGTCCTCGGCGGCGGGAAAGCGGGCGTCGGCGTCGCCCGCGCGCTCGAAGGAGTCCTCGGCGACCGCATCTCCGACGGCGTGGTCGTCGTCCCCGACGCCGCCGAACTCACTCAGGTTTCGGTCGTCGTCGGCGACCACCCCGTCCCGAGCGAACGCGGCGTCACGGGCACGAAACGGCTGCTCGAACTCGCCGGGGCGGCCGACGAGCGGACGCTCGTCCTCGCCGTCGTCACCGGCGGCGGGAGCGCGCTCCTCGCCGCCCCCGCCGGAGACGTGAGCCTCACCGATCTCCAGCGGACGACGGACGCGCTGCTCGACAGCGGGGCGACTATCGACGAGATGAACTCCGTCCGCAAGCACCTCTCAGCCATCAAGGGCGGACGCCTCGCCCGCGCTGCAGCGCCCGCGACGGTGGTCGGACTCGTCCTCAGCGACGTCGTCGGCGACGACCTGAGCGTCATCGCCAGCGGACCCACCGCGCCCGACGAGACGAGTTACGCCGACGCCCTCGACGTGCTGAATCGGTACGACGTCGACGCGCCCGCAGCGGTCCGCGACCGACTCGAACGCGGTGCAACGGGCGAACGCGGTGCGACGGGCGGACTCGAAGAGACGCCCCGAGCGGACGACCCGGTGTTCGACCACGTCCGAAACGTCGTGCTCGCGAGCAACTTCAGTTCCCTTGACGCCGCCAGAAACGAAGCTGAATCGAGAGGGTATGGCACCTGTATCCTCTCTTCGCGAGTTCGAGGCGAGTCGCGGGAAGCGGCGAAGACGCACGCCGCAGTCGCCGAAGAAGCAATTTTCACCGGAAACCCGGTGTCCCCCCCGGCAGTGGTGCTCTCGGGCGGCGAGACGACAGTGACGGTTCGCGGCGACGGCACCGGCGGGCCGAACCAGGAGTTCGCGCTCTCGGCCGCAATCGAGTTTGCGACGGCGTGGCGTGGCGAGACCGAAGTCGTCCTCGCGAGCGTCGATACCGACGGCCGAGACGGCGGGACCGAGGTCGCCGGTGCCGTCGTCGACGCCGAAACCGTCGACGATGTGGCCGCCGCGCACGCGGCCCTCGCGGACAATGACGCGCTCACGTACCTCGACGCCCGCGACGCTATCGTCGAGACCGGCCCGACGGGGACGAACGTCAACGACCTGCGGGTCGTCGTCGTCGAGTAGCCCCGGTCTGCTGACAAAAACGGTTTTGTTCACCGGTGGGTACTCTCTCGATATGGCGAAACTGTTGCCCTCCGCGCCCGACACCTCCGCCGCCGACGAGGCGGAACCCCGCGTCATCGGCGTCGACAGCGAAGACGCCGACGACCTGCTGTCGGCGCTCTCCTCCGACACCGCCCGAACGCTGCTCTCGAAACTCCACGACGAACCTGACACGCCCTCCGGTCTCGCGTCGAGGGTCGACTCGTCATTGCAGAACGTCCAGTACCACCTCCGGAAACTGGAGGACGCCGGCCTCGTCGGCGTCGTCGACACCGTCTACTCCGAGAAAGGCCGCGAGATGAACGTCTACGCGCCGTCGGACCGCCCCCTCGTGGTCTTCGCCGGGCGCGAGTCCGAGAGCGCCGGCCTGAAAACCGCACTGAAACGCCTGCTGGCGAGCGTCGGTATCCTCGCGGCCGTCAGCCTCGTCGTCCAGATCGTCGTCACCGGTCGACTCCCGTTCGTCACGCAGTCGGCCTCCGGAGACGGCGGGAGCGCCGAACTCGCCACCTCCGCCGCGGAGACGACGGCGTCGACGGCAGCGTCGCAACCGTTCCCGCCCGGGCTGGCCTTCTTCCTCGGCGGCGTCGCTGTCCTCGCGCTCGGGTTCGCGCTCTGGTACGCTCGGCGCTGAGCGTCCGGACGCAACGCCAACCGACGTATCAACCGTCGTCATCTTCCCCTTCGATACTCTCTCCGCGCCGCCTGTCTGTTCGCGCGATTTGCGGGTCGCAGGTAGCTATTTACCCTCCACGACGAACGTGTGAGCATGGAGCATACTGCCGAAGTGGAGGGCATCGGCGTCGGCGTCGGCTCCGACGGGACGAACGTCCCCGCCGTCGTCCTCCGCGCCCGCGAAGAGGTCCTTCCGATATTCGTCACGGCTGACCAGGCACAGACCATCCGCCTCGGTCTCGCCGGTGAACCGTTCGAGCGACCGCTGACTCACGACCTGTTGGTCGAGATGGTGACCGAGTTCGGCGGCGCCATCGACGGCGTCCGTATCGACGACCTCACCGACGGGACGTTCTACGCGAAACTCGACGCCGAGCGCTACGAGGACGGCGAACCCGTGAGCTACGTCTTCGACGCTCGCCCGAGCGACGCCATCGCGCTGGCGGTCCGCGTCGACTGTCCGATTTTCGTCTCCGACGAGATTCTCGACGCCGCCGGTCGACCGCCCTCGGCTATCGATCTCTCGCCCGACGACGACGAGTTCTAGCCGCTCGTATTCTCGGCGGCGGCCTTTTTCAGTCTCGCTCCGTGTCGAGTCCGACGATGCTCAGAACACGGTGCTATCGGCGAACAGCGCCCCGAATATCCTGTTTTCGGCCTTCCGAAGGTGCTGGGAGAACGTCGGTGCCGAGACCCCGAGCGACTCGGCGACCTCCCTTCCAGTACTCTCTCGGGGCCACTCGAAGAACCCGGCGTAGTACGCCGACTCCAGTGCGGCCCGCTGCCGGTCGGTTAAGTCCCTCTGAAAGGCGTTTTTGGCCTTATTCGGGCTGTCGTCGGTGCGCGTGACCTGACGCTGGGAGCGCAACACCGCCGACGGATACGCCGTCTGGACGGTTTCTACGAACTCCCGAACGTCCGCCGTGACCGGGAGCTGGATCCCCATGTAGTAGTCGCCGTTCTCGATTCTGGCGCGTTTGACGTACCCCCCCAGCGACGCGATGGCCGAGAGTACCGGCGGCTCGGAGAGGCGGAGTTCGAACTTCGTTCTGCCGAACCCCTCGCTCAGCACGCGGACGGAGTCCCAGTGAGGCACTCGTTCGACGATTTCTCTCACGACGTCGAGGTCGTCTCCGTCCACCGTTCCGTAGACCAGATACTCGCCGCCGCCGATGGGGACGGCCTGGTCGAGCGTGATCTCGCCGGCCGCCTCGGTCTGGAGGTCGAGTTCGTCGAAAACGTCGTTGATCTCGAAGCCGACTTCGATCACCTGGTCGCTCGTGAGCGCGTGTTTGCGGCCGATGGCGGTGATTGCGTGTCCGATTACTTCGCCGAGTCGAGTCAGCACTTCGCTCTCCTCCGCGGAGAACGCCCTCGGCCGCGCCGCGTACACGTTCAGTACACCGTACAGGCTTCCCTCGTAGACGATCGGAATCGCGGCCGACGAGCGATAGCCGTAGGCTTTCGCGCGTTCGCGCCACTGGGCGTAGTCGACGTCCGAGACGATATCCTGCGTGACCTGCGTCTGTTTGGTCTGTACTGCCCGCGCCGTCGGTCCTACCGAACCGTCGGACGCAATCGAGATCGTGACGTCGCTGAGATACCCTTCGACGCCTGCTTCCTCGCGGAGGTGGACCGTGTTCGTTTCGGTGTCCACGTCGCCGATCCACGAAAAGAGGTACGAGTCGGAGGAGGCGAGCGCTTCGCACACCGTCCGTTCGATCTCCTCGCGCGTAGACTGGTTGATGACCGCTTCGGTTATCTCGCGGGCGACCGCGTTCAGGTTATTGAGCGCGGCGAGGCGCTCGCGTTGCTGTTCGAGCGCTCGCTCGCGCTCGCGCAGGTCGGTGATCTCCTGGGTCACGAGCATGCCAGCGAACGGCTCGCCGCTCTCGCCGACGACGGGGACCGCCCACGCCCGAAACGCGCGGTCGTTCCACTCGAACTCGTAGCGCGTCGTTTCGCCGTCGAGCGCGTTCCGGCAGTACTGCCTCACTCGGTCGCGCATCTCGCGGTTCGGGGAAAGATCGCCGACGTCGGTTCCCAGCAGCCGTTCTTTCGATACCTCGTACTCGTCGACGATAGCCCCTTCGAGGAGGGTGTACCGGAGTTCCTCGTCGAAGAGCGCGACGCCGCCATTGGGGAAGTGCTCCGCGAGCGTCCGGTAGCGTCGCTCGCTCTCCTCCATCGCCCGCTCGTACTCGGCGCGCTCGATTGCCGTCGCGAGGACGTTCGCGACACTCTGCAGGAAGTTCACGTCGTTCTGTGCGAACTCTCGACGCTCGGTGTCGTGCGTGCCCAAAATTCCCCACGGGTCGTCAGGCGGGCCGATGATGACGCTCATGCCGCTCGTGACGTTGTGATCGAAAAGGAGGTCGGGCCCCGTGAAGCGCGTCTCGGCGTCGAGGTCCTCGACGACCACTGGTTCGTCCGAAAGCAGTGTGTACCCCGCCTGTGATTTTCCCCTCGTTTCGACGGTCGCGACGCCGACGAGACCGTCGTACCAGCCGACGCCCGCCCGGAGGAGTAGCTCTTCACGCTCGGGGTGTAGCTCCAACACTTTGCAGTAGTCCATCTCGAGCGTGTCGGCGACGCCGTCGACGACCGTCGCCATCAGCGCGTCGAGGTCGCGCTCGGCGAGCGCCTGCTGGCCGAGGTCGGTGACGACCTGTTGCTGGCGGATCTGTGCCTGTAGTTCCCGCTGGTGCTCGATTTGCTCGGTGACGTCGCGGACGACGCCGCACCGACCGATGCCGTTCTCCATCGGAAACGGACCCAGTCGACTCTCGACGGGTACGTGTTCGCCGTCCTTTCGCCGAATTTCCAGTTCGATGGTCGCGTCCTCGCGTTCGTTCGCCCTTATCTCCGTCGCCATCCGTTCGGCGCGCGGCGTGATTTTGGCGTCGTGGACGGTCGCGGCGTGCGCGCCGAGCAACTCCTCACGGTCGTAGCCGGTCAACTTGCAAAAGGAGTCGTTCACGAACACGAACCGCGCGTCGGAGTCGACGGCGTAGATACCGTCGTCGACCGTCTCGACGATGGTTTCGTACAGTTCGAGCTCGCGCTCCCGTGCCTTCCGCTCGGTGATGTCCCGAGCCACGCCCACCCGATCGGCCGGTCCGTGGTCGGTTGGGAGACGGGTGAACCGCGCCTCTATTGGAATCTGTCGACCGTCGACGGTCCCCAACTCGAACTCGCCGGTGGCGACGTTCAGTCCGTCGTGCGGGAGCGCGGAGGCGAGTTCGTCGGCCTGCGTCGCGGCTTCCTCGCCGATGAACTCGGCGACCGATCTCCCGATGATCCGCTCGCGCGGGATGCCCGACAACTCTTCGGCCGCTCGGTTGACCAGGATGAACCGCTGGTTCTCGTCGACGACGTAGACGACGTCGCCGACCGTCTCGACGATGGTTTCGTAGCGTTCGAGCTCGGATTCGCGCCCTTTACGCTCGGTTACGTCCTGAAAGTAGACCGAAAGCCCCGTCTTCGACGGATACGCTCGCACCTCGAACCACGTCGACAACGGCGGGTAGTACTCCTCGAAGGAGACGGGTCGTTGGGTTCGCATCGCGCGCTCGTACTCGGTTCTAAACGCCATCTCGACCGCCTCGGGGAACTCCTCCCAGACGTTCGATCCGACGAGTTCGTTGGCCGATCGCGCCAGCAGCGACTCGGCCTGGTCGTTGACGTACGTGAACGTCCAGTTGGCGTCGAGTCCGTAGAACGCGTCCGTAACGCGGGCGAACACCTCGTCGAGTTCGGACTGAAGTTCGTCGCGTTCGCGACGGAGCCACTCGGCCTGTCGCTTCAGCTGCGTGATGTCGTCGCCGACGACCACGACCTGCTCGACGGTATCGTCGTCGAAAAGCGGCATGGCGTTGATCGAGTACCACCGCCGCTCGCCATCGGGATGCTCCATCTGCGCCTGCCAGTCGTAGACCGGTTCGCCCCTCTCGAGCGCCCATGCGTAGGGTCGCTCCTCGCGAGGGATGGGCTCTCCCGTCTCGTCGTACACGGGGATTTCCCCCGCCGAGTACCCTAACTCGGGTGTTCGCTCGCGGGCACCGAGAACCTCGACGGCCGCGTCGTTCGCCCGAACGAGTTCGCGGCTCTCGGCGTCGAAGACGCCGATGATGACGGGACTCGTTTCGAGGACGTTCTCCAACAGGTCACGCTCGCGCCGCAGTTGTTTTTCCCGTTCGTGGCGCTCCGTGATGTCGCGGACGATGCCCACCGTCCCGACCACCTCACCGTCCTCTTCGAGGAGACCGAACCGAACCTCGACCGGAATCTTCCGCCCGTCACGAACGCGGACGGTTATCTCTCGCGTCCGCACGTCGACCGCCGGTTCGCGGAGGAGGTCGAGAATATCCGAGGCGAACTGCGAGATGTCGTCGTCGTCCAGCAGTATCGAGACGCTTTCGCCGATGAGCACCTCGCGCGAGTAGCCCGTGACGTCGAGGAGGACGTCGTTCACGTCGACGAAGCGCCCGGAGAGATCCAGGTGGTATATTCCGTCGCCGACCGTATCGATAATCGACTCGTACCGCTGGAGTTTCCGGGCACGCTCCTCGGGCGTCCGCGGTTCGTCAGTCTCGGCATCCCAAGACATGCTGATGGCTATACAGTCGGCTACGGGGGATAAACCAATCGGGAACTGAAGGTTAAAACAGCAATCTAAGCGAGATATTGGGGATATAACGGCAAATAGAGGGTACTTCTTCGATGCCCGGTCGAACGATACTATCACGCTGGCAGTCCGCATCGACTGTCGGATTCTCGTCTTCGACGATACTTGACGCCACCAGATAGTCGCTTTCGGCAATCGACTTCTGCTATCAATGACAATTATTTCAACTAGAGTTCCATACAAAATTACAAACCTCCCTATTCGCTCGTCATTTCGTGATAATTGTCATTTATTCTTTATGTTGCCAATCATCTAGTCAGCCATGTCACAAGATGTGTGGAGCCGTCGTCGATATCTCGCTGCTGCAGGCCTTACTGGTTCATCTCTGATTGCCGGTTGCCCGGATACGAGTTCAAACGAAGTCGAAGGTGAGGGGAACCGACCAACTGATACTGCCGAAGACAGTCAATCGTCAACAGAAGAAAGCCAGCAAACCGATCAGTCCGAGACCGAAACGGCGACCCCGGAACCGTCGGGTGAAGCGTCGCTCGACATCACTAATGAAGAACTTGTCGTTGAAGAAGGCGACTACTCTACCGATGTCTACGTCTCGGCGACTGTCGAGAACACCGGCGACGCTGCATCTGGTTCCATCGAACTCACGGCTAACTGGTAGACGGCGACGATCACTACATGGACAACAGTAGTGCGTATCTTCAATCGTTCGGCGCTGGTGAGACGTGGGCTGCCCGCGTCTCGTATCTGGGTACCAGTGCTGAAGAGGTAGCCGCGTACGAGTTGGAAGGAGAGTATGACCGCGAACCACCAATTCCCGTCGGTGACGGACTGGAACTCCTCGATTCCGAGATGAAGGTCGGCGAAGATGAGGTAATCATCAGTGGACAGATTGAAAATGGAACCGGCGACAACGTGAGCTACCTCGAAGTCATCGGAAAAATATATGACGAGGGCGGAATCGTACTCGGCGATGAATGGACGAATGTAACGGATATTCCCGCCGGAGAGACGTGGTTGTTCGAAATGTCGTGGCTCGGGTGGGAGCGTGTGACGGCAGCAGACGACTACGAAATATCGCTCGCAGAGTAGTCGGTACACTCGCTTCTCTGTTGTTTTCGCCTCGGAGTCGGGGTTATTGCATCTCTCATCTCTCGATGGTGACGTCTATCATTAAATCGGAGTGAAATAGCCTGAAACTGCGGTTACCGCCCGTTCGCCAGTTCCGCCTCCGCTGCCAGCGCCCGCTCGCGGAGGCGCTCTCCCTCCTCGCTTTCGGCGGTCAACTCCGGAACCGGCGACGGCTTGTGCCCCTCGTCGATGGCGACGTAGACGAAAAGCGACTCCGTGGTCAGTTCCGTCTCGCCGGTCTGTGGATTCTCGCGGAACGCCTTGATACGGACGCGGATGCTCGTCTCGCCGGCTTTGTAGACGTACGCCTGTATCAGCGCCGTGTCGCCGCGCGGGATGGGTTGGACGAAGTTGACCTGCTCCATTCGGGCAGTTACGCAGGTCTGACCCGCAAATCGCATCGCCGACAGCGCCCCGTCGGTGTCCATCCACTTCAGGACGTTGCCGCCGTGGGCCATGTCGTAGTTGTTCGTGTCGTTCGGCTGGATGAGATGGCGGTTCTCGATGTACGTCTCCATCAGGTCGGTCATGTCTCTCCGTTTCGAGGGGTGACCGGATGAACGTGGCGACGTATCGTTCGCGACCGTTGTTATGGTTCTTCCAGTTCCTTCAGCACGCGCGCCGGGTTGCCGCCGACGACGACGTCTGCGGGCACGTCTTTGGTGACCACTGACCCGGCGGCGACGACGGCGCGGTCTCCCACCGAGACGCCGGGGTTGAGCACCGCCTGCCCGCCGATCCACACGTCGTCCCCGACGGTGACGGGGTCGCCGAACTCGACGCCCTCACGTCGCGCTTCGGCGTCGAGTGGGTGCGTCGCCGTATAAACGTGGGCGCCTGGCCCGAGCAGGCAGTGCGACCCGAAGCGTATCTCGCAGACGTCCAGCATCACGCAGCCGAAGTTGGCGAAGAAGCCATTGCCAACGTGGATCTGTGCGCCGTAGTCGCAACGAAACGGCGGTTCGACGAAGGCGTTCTCACCGACGGCGCCGAACAGTTCCGACAGCAGCGCCCGACGCGTCTCCGCCTCGGTCTCCTCGGTATCGTTGTACCAGCGGGTGAGCGACCGCGCGCGGTTTCGTTCCTCGACGAGTTGCGGGTCGAACGGGTCGTAGGGATCGCCACGAAGCATTCTCTCCTTCTCTGTCGTCACGGGTGCGTACCGACTTGGCGTGCGAGTGAAAGTAGATTCGGGTTCGACGACGCTCCGGATGTGCCGTCGCTACTGCTCCGGACGCGCACCGAGCGTCACCGTCACCGTCTGTCGCTCGCCGTCGCGCAGAATCGTCACGTCGAGGTCGTCGCCGGGACTCGTCTCGATGGCGAGATACGTCGCGAGGTCGCTCTGAGAGCCGATTCGAGTGCCGTCGAGCGCGACGATCACGTCGCCTCCCACCGGGACGCGCGTGCTGCCGACGGCCTCCTCGCCGTCGCTTCCGCGGAGCGTCCCCGCCGACGGTCCGCCCGGAACAACGCCGACGACGAGCACGCCCCGTACGACGTCGAGGTCGTTAGCCGTCGCTATCGGCGGCGTAACGGCCGCGAGGCGGACGCCCATGAACGCGTGGCGGTAGTCGCCGGTCTCGACGAGCGCGGGGACGACGCGGCGCACCAGCGCCGCGGAGACGGCGAACGCGATATTGTCACCGCCGCCCGCGCTGACGACGCCGACAACGGTTCCGTCGAGGTTCACGAGCGGCCCGCCGCTGTTGCCCGGGTTCACCGCCGCGTCGGTCTGGACCGAGCCGGGGACGGTGAAGCCCGACGCCGCCGTCAGTGAGCGGTTCTGGCCGCTGATGATGCCCGCCGACGCCGACCCGCCGAGACCGAACGGCGACCCGATGGCGACGACTTCCGTCCCGACCGGGCCGTCGCGCTCCGCCACCGAAAGCGGCGTCGCGTACCCCGGCACGTTCCGGACGCGCAGCACCGCAAGGTCGCTGTACACGTCCGCGCCGACGAGTTCGGCCGGCCGCCATTCGCCTTCGCGAAACTGTATTCGGATCCGGTCGGCACCGGCGACGACGTGCTGGTTCGTCACGACGTACCGCTCGTCTGACGGCTCCTGTTCGGACGACTTGCCGTCGCTACCGTCGCCGCCACTCCCGCTATCGCCCCCGCCATCGTCGCTGTCGTCGCTGTCGTCGCCGTCGCCGCCGCCTTCGACGTCGTAGACGAATCCAGAGCCCTGACCGCCCCCGCCGGGTCCGCCGACGCGAACGAGCACCACCGAGTCCCGGACGTCGCGGTACACACGCGTGTACGGACTCTCCGACCACGTCTGCTGTGCGGTCGCCTCGGTCGTATTCGTCGTCTCGTTCTGCCGGGACGACGCTTTCGGAGCGGTCGTCCCGCAACCGGCGACGGACCCGGCGACCGCCGTGCCGAGCGCCCCGAGCACCGCGCGGCGCGTTTGCTCTCGTCTCATACCGACACGTTAGAGCCATCCTTGTTAAGCCCTGACACCGACTTCCCTTGGGACTCTCGGACCCCAATACTTGCTGCGCGTATGCTTTCGGCCGCCGATCAGATGGTCTGTCTACGCCCCCGCCGGAGACGATGGAGAGTCCGTTCGCGCTCTCGCGGTGATCGCCGCGAGAAGGAGAGGCTCACCGAAACGGTCACTCACCGAAACGGTCACTCACCGAGACGGCACCCGTCGCGGTACTTTTCTCTCTCGCCCGCGACGCACGAACCATGGCACTCGACGTTTCAACCCCCGACCCGCCGGAACTGTCCGCCGTCGACCCGAGCGAGTACGACGACGCCGAGGTCATCGCGGACGACGACTACCGCCGCGACGAACTCGGCGAGTTCCTCGAATCGGGCGCGTGGGCGGAGTCGTTCGAGCAGTGGGCCGAAACGACCGAAGTCAGCGAGTCGGAATGGCGAATCGTCGAAGACCTCGGACTCGTCGGGCGGTTCGACTTCTTCTGGGACGACTTCGCCGACCGAGTCGGGTACCACGCCCCGGGCATCCCCGAGGACTGGAAGGAGCGAGAGATTCATCCGGACCTCGGCAGCTGGTCGGCAGTCTCCTCGATCAACGCCGGACTCACGGAACTGGGGCAGATCGTCTGCGACGTGCTGAAAGACGACTACGTCGACTGGGAGGCGGAGTTCGAAGCGCCCGACGATCTGCCAGATTTCGACTGACGGCATCGATGTCGGCCGATCGTTTCGGTCGATTCGAGCGCCCGCCGCCGGATTAATCACCTCTCCGCGTGACTCACACGACAGGTGACTCGTCATCTACTCCAAACACCATCTCGTCATCTCGCTGGCGCTCGGCGCACTGTTCGTCTTTGTCGCCGACTCGTCGCTTCCGCTGTGGTTCGTCCTCGCGTACTCGGCGGTTATCGGCGTCGGCATCGACTTCGACCATTTTCTCGTCGCCCGCGTCAACACCGGGAGTTGGCGCGCCGCCCGCGACTGCCTCCGAACTCCGACGCGCGTTTTCGCCGGACAGGACGACATCTTCGACGACGGCGAGGTCGGGACGCTGCGACGACTGCTCAGCCACGTCGTCATCGTCGGCGTCGTGATTCCGGTGCTCGCGCTCGTGAGTCCGGCGCTCGCACTCCTGACGGCCGTCGTCCTCTACGGCCATCTCCTGTCGGACCTCGTCTGGGACGTGTATCTGGAGACGAAAAACGGGAGTCCGGAAGTGCCGAACGTCGTTCGACGGTGAGCGACTGCGCGACGGTCGTGTGACGACTGTGCGATTACTGTGCGCCTCCCGCGCGTGACCCGTCTCACAACCGCACACACGGGACCACCGTTTTGATATACGCCGGGCGACAGCACCCTATATGGAAGACGTCGCAGACCAGTACGCCCCGGAGGACGTGGAGTCCTCGGCGCAGGCGCACTGGGACGACACGGACGCCTACGAGGCGACGAAGGAGGCGCACGCCGACGACCCATCCTTCTTCTTCGTCGACGGCCCGCCGTACACCTCCGGACAGATGCACCTCGGAACGGCGTGGAACAAGACCCTGAAAGACGCCATCATCCGCCGCAAGCGGATGGAGGGCCACCGCGTCACCGACCGGCCGGGCTACGACATGCACGGCCTCCCCATCGAGGTGAAAGTCGAACAGGAACTCGGCTTCGACTCCAAGCGCGACATCGAGGAGTACGGGATGGAAGCGTTCATCGAGGAGTGCAAGGAGTTCGCCGAGCGCAACAGAGAGAACATGGACGAGGACTTCCAGTCTATCGGCGTCTGGATGGACTGGGAGAACCCGTACAAGACGCTCTCGCCAGAGTACATGGAGTCCGGGTGGTGGGCGTTCAAGCAGGTCCACGAGAACGGCCTGCTCAGTCAGGGCAAGCGCTCCATCAACCAGTGCCCGCGCTGTGAGACGGCCATCGCCGACAACGAGGTCGAGTACCACGAGATCGAGTCTCCCAGCATCTACGTCAAGTTCCCGCTGAAGGGGAGAGAGGGCAACCTCGTCATCTGGACGACGACGCCGTGGACCATCCCCGCAAACACGTTCGTCGCT
This genomic stretch from Haloprofundus salilacus harbors:
- a CDS encoding sugar O-acetyltransferase; its protein translation is MTTEKERMLRGDPYDPFDPQLVEERNRARSLTRWYNDTEETEAETRRALLSELFGAVGENAFVEPPFRCDYGAQIHVGNGFFANFGCVMLDVCEIRFGSHCLLGPGAHVYTATHPLDAEARREGVEFGDPVTVGDDVWIGGQAVLNPGVSVGDRAVVAAGSVVTKDVPADVVVGGNPARVLKELEEP
- a CDS encoding acyl-CoA thioesterase, translated to MTDLMETYIENRHLIQPNDTNNYDMAHGGNVLKWMDTDGALSAMRFAGQTCVTARMEQVNFVQPIPRGDTALIQAYVYKAGETSIRVRIKAFRENPQTGETELTTESLFVYVAIDEGHKPSPVPELTAESEEGERLRERALAAEAELANGR
- a CDS encoding ArsR/SmtB family transcription factor; translation: MAKLLPSAPDTSAADEAEPRVIGVDSEDADDLLSALSSDTARTLLSKLHDEPDTPSGLASRVDSSLQNVQYHLRKLEDAGLVGVVDTVYSEKGREMNVYAPSDRPLVVFAGRESESAGLKTALKRLLASVGILAAVSLVVQIVVTGRLPFVTQSASGDGGSAELATSAAETTASTAASQPFPPGLAFFLGGVAVLALGFALWYARR
- a CDS encoding glycerate kinase type-2 family protein, coding for MTFVRNAAELGGTEARETALACLDAGIDAANPERVVADAVTLDGNELWIADESYDLREFDDVVVLGGGKAGVGVARALEGVLGDRISDGVVVVPDAAELTQVSVVVGDHPVPSERGVTGTKRLLELAGAADERTLVLAVVTGGGSALLAAPAGDVSLTDLQRTTDALLDSGATIDEMNSVRKHLSAIKGGRLARAAAPATVVGLVLSDVVGDDLSVIASGPTAPDETSYADALDVLNRYDVDAPAAVRDRLERGATGERGATGGLEETPRADDPVFDHVRNVVLASNFSSLDAARNEAESRGYGTCILSSRVRGESREAAKTHAAVAEEAIFTGNPVSPPAVVLSGGETTVTVRGDGTGGPNQEFALSAAIEFATAWRGETEVVLASVDTDGRDGGTEVAGAVVDAETVDDVAAAHAALADNDALTYLDARDAIVETGPTGTNVNDLRVVVVE
- a CDS encoding bifunctional nuclease family protein, producing MEHTAEVEGIGVGVGSDGTNVPAVVLRAREEVLPIFVTADQAQTIRLGLAGEPFERPLTHDLLVEMVTEFGGAIDGVRIDDLTDGTFYAKLDAERYEDGEPVSYVFDARPSDAIALAVRVDCPIFVSDEILDAAGRPPSAIDLSPDDDEF
- a CDS encoding FxLYD domain-containing protein, with protein sequence MDNSSAYLQSFGAGETWAARVSYLGTSAEEVAAYELEGEYDREPPIPVGDGLELLDSEMKVGEDEVIISGQIENGTGDNVSYLEVIGKIYDEGGIVLGDEWTNVTDIPAGETWLFEMSWLGWERVTAADDYEISLAE
- a CDS encoding PAS domain S-box protein: MSWDAETDEPRTPEERARKLQRYESIIDTVGDGIYHLDLSGRFVDVNDVLLDVTGYSREVLIGESVSILLDDDDISQFASDILDLLREPAVDVRTREITVRVRDGRKIPVEVRFGLLEEDGEVVGTVGIVRDITERHEREKQLRRERDLLENVLETSPVIIGVFDAESRELVRANDAAVEVLGARERTPELGYSAGEIPVYDETGEPIPREERPYAWALERGEPVYDWQAQMEHPDGERRWYSINAMPLFDDDTVEQVVVVGDDITQLKRQAEWLRRERDELQSELDEVFARVTDAFYGLDANWTFTYVNDQAESLLARSANELVGSNVWEEFPEAVEMAFRTEYERAMRTQRPVSFEEYYPPLSTWFEVRAYPSKTGLSVYFQDVTERKGRESELERYETIVETVGDVVYVVDENQRFILVNRAAEELSGIPRERIIGRSVAEFIGEEAATQADELASALPHDGLNVATGEFELGTVDGRQIPIEARFTRLPTDHGPADRVGVARDITERKARERELELYETIVETVDDGIYAVDSDARFVFVNDSFCKLTGYDREELLGAHAATVHDAKITPRAERMATEIRANEREDATIELEIRRKDGEHVPVESRLGPFPMENGIGRCGVVRDVTEQIEHQRELQAQIRQQQVVTDLGQQALAERDLDALMATVVDGVADTLEMDYCKVLELHPEREELLLRAGVGWYDGLVGVATVETRGKSQAGYTLLSDEPVVVEDLDAETRFTGPDLLFDHNVTSGMSVIIGPPDDPWGILGTHDTERREFAQNDVNFLQSVANVLATAIERAEYERAMEESERRYRTLAEHFPNGGVALFDEELRYTLLEGAIVDEYEVSKERLLGTDVGDLSPNREMRDRVRQYCRNALDGETTRYEFEWNDRAFRAWAVPVVGESGEPFAGMLVTQEITDLRERERALEQQRERLAALNNLNAVAREITEAVINQSTREEIERTVCEALASSDSYLFSWIGDVDTETNTVHLREEAGVEGYLSDVTISIASDGSVGPTARAVQTKQTQVTQDIVSDVDYAQWRERAKAYGYRSSAAIPIVYEGSLYGVLNVYAARPRAFSAEESEVLTRLGEVIGHAITAIGRKHALTSDQVIEVGFEINDVFDELDLQTEAAGEITLDQAVPIGGGEYLVYGTVDGDDLDVVREIVERVPHWDSVRVLSEGFGRTKFELRLSEPPVLSAIASLGGYVKRARIENGDYYMGIQLPVTADVREFVETVQTAYPSAVLRSQRQVTRTDDSPNKAKNAFQRDLTDRQRAALESAYYAGFFEWPRESTGREVAESLGVSAPTFSQHLRKAENRIFGALFADSTVF